A genomic stretch from Edaphobacter aggregans includes:
- a CDS encoding NAD(P)/FAD-dependent oxidoreductase, which yields MAYKIRDYLQRSDVPFVWVELENDQQARREAGVNDLHDARLPVCVFPDGTRMECPTIRQITEKLGWFRSPSLSEYDLAIYGAGPAGLSAAVYGASEGLKTVVIERSAVGGQAGTTSKIENYLGFPKGIAGADLAERAREQACRFGAEFLLSREGVSAQFLPGKTVGYLADGTKIIARSTICATGVQYRRLNLPNEQKFFGAGLYYGAGVSETALSDNDEVIVVGGGNSAGQAAMNFSGSAKTVTVVIRGDSLKSTLSHYLIDRINAASNVRVICNTEVAELHGDPMLQSVTLTNNKTGEKQNLSTKGLFICIGGVPQTDWAAQVGIMRDEAGYLVTGPDMLKEGHLPESWLLDRQPYYLETNIPGMFAAGDVRHGAVKRCASAVGEGAMAVTLVLRYLVDS from the coding sequence ATGGCTTACAAAATTCGGGACTATCTTCAACGCAGCGACGTACCCTTCGTATGGGTCGAACTGGAGAATGATCAGCAGGCACGCAGAGAAGCAGGCGTGAACGACCTGCATGACGCGCGACTTCCCGTTTGTGTATTCCCCGATGGCACCCGGATGGAATGTCCCACCATTCGACAGATCACAGAAAAGCTCGGATGGTTTCGTAGCCCCTCCCTATCCGAATATGACCTTGCAATTTATGGAGCCGGCCCCGCAGGTCTTAGCGCCGCGGTGTATGGTGCTTCAGAGGGTTTAAAGACAGTTGTTATCGAACGGTCGGCGGTTGGCGGGCAAGCGGGAACCACGTCCAAAATAGAAAACTATCTTGGCTTTCCGAAGGGAATCGCCGGGGCAGACCTGGCAGAGCGCGCCCGTGAGCAAGCATGTCGGTTTGGAGCAGAGTTCCTGTTGTCGCGCGAAGGAGTAAGTGCGCAGTTTCTTCCCGGCAAGACGGTTGGCTATCTTGCCGATGGCACGAAGATTATTGCCAGGTCCACTATTTGCGCTACCGGGGTTCAATATAGACGCCTTAATCTCCCAAACGAACAGAAATTCTTCGGAGCGGGCCTATATTACGGAGCCGGGGTCAGCGAAACCGCCTTAAGCGACAACGATGAGGTCATCGTCGTGGGTGGCGGGAACTCTGCGGGCCAGGCCGCGATGAACTTCTCAGGATCCGCGAAGACAGTGACCGTTGTTATTCGCGGTGATTCGCTAAAGAGTACGCTGTCACACTACCTAATCGACCGCATCAACGCGGCCAGTAATGTCAGAGTGATCTGCAATACAGAAGTGGCTGAACTTCACGGCGACCCAATGCTGCAATCAGTGACGCTTACAAACAACAAGACAGGCGAAAAACAAAACCTGTCAACCAAAGGGCTCTTTATTTGCATTGGCGGGGTTCCGCAGACGGACTGGGCAGCACAGGTAGGAATTATGCGCGATGAAGCGGGGTACCTGGTAACGGGCCCGGATATGTTGAAAGAAGGTCATCTTCCCGAATCCTGGCTGCTGGACCGACAACCTTACTATCTGGAAACGAATATCCCAGGCATGTTTGCGGCCGGCGACGTGCGCCATGGAGCGGTAAAACGTTGCGCGTCGGCAGTGGGCGAGGGCGCCATGGCAGTGACTTTAGTGCTCCGCTATCTTGTGGATAGTTGA
- a CDS encoding PAS domain-containing protein, whose product MRTAKGTMLCWIEVNFDIEVQKRAEQEHRDLVDIIQAMVWVALPDGSNIYLNRRYVEYFGMTSTQTSGIGWPVAAHPDDLQRHEGARPLPAVNLVKVRFVFAGRMTNIDGISTAARPLRDEDGDIVKRKTCVMVSG is encoded by the coding sequence GTGCGGACCGCGAAGGGAACCATGCTGTGTTGGATTGAGGTTAATTTCGACATTGAAGTACAGAAGCGGGCCGAGCAAGAGCATCGGGACCTCGTCGATATCATTCAGGCAATGGTATGGGTTGCGCTGCCTGATGGCTCCAATATTTACCTAAACCGCCGATACGTGGAGTACTTCGGAATGACGTCGACACAAACATCCGGGATAGGGTGGCCAGTGGCAGCCCATCCCGATGATCTTCAGAGACACGAAGGCGCGCGTCCGTTGCCAGCGGTTAACCTCGTGAAAGTGAGGTTCGTTTTCGCGGGGCGGATGACCAATATCGATGGCATCTCGACCGCGGCCCGCCCCTTGCGAGATGAAGATGGAGATATCGTCAAAAGGAAAACGTGTGTGATGGTGTCTGGCTAG
- a CDS encoding sensor histidine kinase: MLENLGRLKGYLLAVLVCAIALPIAWELDAPSSCFLLATMVTSLYGGRGPGYLTVVVSSILFDLLFLLPRFQLLHSHESYLRLAIFIAAMILATELIAAKRRSEESLRRTQTKLSQAMQVAALSEFSASVIHEISQPLSAMVANGQTCVRWLSTNPPNIENAPAAERVVRDGRDARGVIQGLRALFRRSPPQKVLVDLGPIVNEIVSLIRGRAESEKIAVEVQLPRDLPGIIGDRLQLQQVLMNLSLNAMDSMRTVTDRPKTLVISMREQDGMVLTEVRDQGIGISDFEKVFDAFFTTKEDGMGMGLSICKSIIEAHEGRLWGSPGPVAGTVFSFAIPRAIEGEQ; this comes from the coding sequence ATGCTTGAGAACCTCGGTCGATTGAAAGGCTATCTTCTCGCAGTCCTGGTATGTGCGATTGCACTGCCCATCGCTTGGGAACTGGATGCTCCCTCTTCCTGCTTCCTACTGGCGACAATGGTGACCAGTCTCTATGGAGGCCGCGGTCCGGGATACCTGACCGTCGTGGTTTCTTCTATTCTCTTCGATCTCCTTTTCCTGCTTCCCCGATTTCAACTTCTTCATTCCCACGAATCTTACCTGCGGTTGGCCATCTTTATCGCGGCGATGATTCTTGCGACCGAGTTGATCGCAGCCAAGCGCCGCTCCGAGGAGTCGCTGCGCCGGACGCAGACAAAACTCTCACAGGCTATGCAAGTAGCGGCCCTGTCGGAGTTCTCCGCCTCGGTTATTCATGAGATCAGCCAACCTCTGAGCGCGATGGTTGCGAATGGGCAAACATGCGTGCGCTGGCTTTCAACTAATCCTCCGAATATCGAGAATGCACCGGCAGCGGAACGTGTTGTGCGGGATGGTAGGGATGCCCGTGGAGTCATCCAGGGCCTACGGGCACTCTTCCGGAGATCGCCACCCCAGAAGGTACTAGTCGACTTAGGGCCGATCGTAAATGAAATTGTTTCTCTGATACGCGGAAGAGCCGAGAGTGAAAAGATAGCGGTGGAGGTTCAATTGCCAAGAGACCTTCCCGGGATCATTGGCGATCGCCTCCAGCTTCAACAGGTTCTAATGAATCTGTCCTTAAATGCAATGGACTCTATGCGGACCGTCACTGATCGACCGAAAACACTCGTGATCTCCATGAGAGAGCAGGATGGCATGGTTCTGACGGAAGTTCGAGATCAGGGAATCGGAATCTCAGATTTTGAGAAGGTCTTTGATGCTTTCTTCACCACTAAGGAAGACGGCATGGGCATGGGTCTTTCGATCTGCAAATCGATCATAGAAGCACATGAAGGACGTTTATGGGGATCGCCTGGACCGGTGGCTGGGACCGTCTTCAGCTTCGCGATTCCGCGCGCGATAGAGGGAGAGCAATGA
- a CDS encoding response regulator transcription factor: MSSGRPIVYVLDDDSRIREALSALLSSAGHEVITFSNAAEYLAFKRPDAPACLILDLDLPGMSGLELQTKLGDVGGPPIVFLTGHGDIPSTVKAMKAGATEFLSKPFEPEELLRAIEAAIRLDGELRVKKGELDAIQKRYSLLTPREREVLPYVVSGLLNKETAWELGTSEITIRIHRGQIMRKMAAQSLADLVRMAGKLGIPKS; this comes from the coding sequence ATGAGCTCCGGTCGCCCGATCGTCTATGTACTGGACGATGACAGCCGAATCCGAGAGGCTTTGTCGGCGTTGTTGTCTTCCGCGGGCCATGAGGTCATTACGTTCAGCAACGCCGCGGAATATCTCGCCTTCAAAAGACCGGATGCTCCAGCTTGCTTGATTCTTGACCTTGACCTTCCAGGAATGAGCGGCCTCGAGTTGCAAACGAAGCTCGGTGATGTTGGCGGCCCTCCCATTGTTTTCCTTACCGGTCATGGGGACATCCCATCGACCGTTAAGGCCATGAAGGCCGGCGCGACAGAATTCCTTTCGAAGCCGTTCGAGCCAGAAGAACTACTTCGCGCGATCGAAGCAGCGATTCGCCTAGACGGCGAGCTTCGTGTCAAGAAGGGGGAGCTCGACGCGATACAGAAACGATATTCGTTGCTCACACCGAGAGAGCGTGAGGTCCTTCCCTACGTTGTTTCGGGCTTGTTGAATAAAGAGACGGCGTGGGAGCTTGGGACAAGCGAGATCACCATTCGCATTCACAGAGGCCAAATCATGCGAAAGATGGCCGCGCAATCGCTCGCAGATCTAGTACGAATGGCTGGAAAACTCGGCATTCCAAAGAGCTAA
- a CDS encoding response regulator transcription factor: MADNQQPRIVAIVDDDARVRESLKHLLYSAGIETRLFRSAEEALQTGELGSVCCLITDIRMPGIDGCELQRRVAATLPALPVIFVTAHPDDEIRGHALTQGAFAFLYKPVDGEEFLSTVDAAVKWRRERASVNCPTNRNQGGSRDVDR, encoded by the coding sequence GTGGCAGACAATCAGCAACCTCGCATCGTTGCAATAGTAGACGACGATGCACGGGTGCGAGAGTCGCTGAAGCACCTGCTCTATTCGGCTGGGATCGAGACGAGATTGTTCCGTTCGGCCGAAGAAGCGCTTCAGACGGGCGAACTCGGCTCGGTATGTTGCCTGATTACCGACATCCGAATGCCTGGCATCGATGGGTGCGAGTTGCAGCGGCGAGTGGCGGCTACCCTTCCTGCGCTACCTGTCATCTTCGTGACGGCCCATCCTGACGACGAGATTCGCGGCCATGCCCTTACTCAGGGCGCCTTCGCATTCCTTTACAAGCCAGTCGATGGAGAGGAGTTCCTTAGCACGGTGGATGCTGCGGTGAAGTGGCGCCGTGAGAGGGCATCGGTAAATTGCCCGACAAATCGCAACCAAGGAGGTTCAAGAGATGTGGATCGTTAG
- a CDS encoding efflux RND transporter permease subunit encodes MWIVRLALSRPYTFVVLALLLFLISPVMMMRTPVDIFPSINIPVVSIIWTFNDLAPTEMEQRITSIYERALTTTVGNIEHIESQSLNGVSVIKIYLQPQANVDGAIAQVTAEAQATLKQLPSGITPPLVIQYSASTVPILQLGLSGRGLSEQQLNDLGSNFIRPQLATVPGAAVPLPYGGKVRQIMVDIDSSRLKSEGLSPVDVVNAVNAQNVIVPSGTVKIGTTEYNIGLNGTPVTVDQLNGLPIKTVNGGSIFIRDVANVRDGFAVQQNIVRQDGQRGALLTIEKAGSASTLAIVAGIRAALPRIAATLPKELVMHPLADQSIFVKASLNGVVREGLIAACLTSIMILVFIGSWRSTLIICVSIPLSVLTSLLILSALGESINIMTLGGLALAVGVLVDDATVEIENMQRNVAMGKDLRQASLDGAQEIAVPAFVSTICISIVFVPMFFLSGVARYLFVPLAEAVVFALLASYFFSRTIIPTLVMFLLPKEIERHRQAAAGRPLSRFARLHQRFEHGFEALRDRYLQLLDQCLEHRKLFVGCFLAFCLLSLMLIPLLGRDFFPYVDAGQIRLHVRAKTGTRIEETARLVDQVDRYIRTQIPPDETDGILDNIGLPTSGINLSYSNSGTVGNADAEVLVSLSAKHHPTAGYVARLRENLPKQFPGTSFFFEPADIVSQTLNFGVPAPLDIQIVGNDFESNFAVASQITEKIRAVPGAVDVHIQQLVDQPRLQYDIDRTRIQQVGLTERDVADNVLVSLSSSFQTTPNFWLNPKNGVSYNIAVQTPQYKLDSIDAVGNIPVNSPSVPAPQLFENLSTMNRMSEPAVVSHYDVQRVVDIYGSVQGRDLGGVANDVQRIVADASKKLPRGSRIVTRGQVATMKSSFTGLFYGLAFAIALVYLLLVVNFQSWTEAFIIITALPAALAGICWFLFLTHTTLSVPALMGTIMSIGVATSNSVLVITFANEHFTENKDAFKAALEAGATRLRPVIMTAMAMIIGMIPMALGLGDGGEQNAPLGRAVIGGLLFATISTLFFVPIVFAMIRQNSKSPKTDPEAVNV; translated from the coding sequence ATGTGGATCGTTAGGCTCGCGCTCTCACGACCGTACACGTTTGTTGTTCTGGCACTGCTCCTCTTCTTGATCAGTCCAGTGATGATGATGCGGACACCTGTGGACATCTTTCCGTCCATCAACATCCCGGTGGTGAGCATCATCTGGACGTTCAACGACCTCGCTCCTACCGAGATGGAGCAGCGCATCACGTCTATTTACGAAAGGGCCTTGACGACCACTGTCGGGAACATTGAACATATCGAGTCTCAGTCTCTAAACGGCGTCTCCGTCATCAAGATCTACCTGCAGCCGCAGGCGAACGTGGATGGAGCAATCGCCCAGGTTACGGCTGAGGCGCAAGCGACTCTCAAGCAACTGCCGTCCGGGATTACGCCTCCGCTCGTCATTCAGTACAGTGCGTCGACCGTTCCGATCCTGCAACTTGGTCTCAGCGGCAGAGGTCTCTCGGAACAGCAATTGAACGATCTTGGATCGAACTTCATCAGGCCACAACTGGCCACAGTTCCCGGGGCCGCTGTGCCATTGCCCTATGGAGGCAAGGTCCGCCAGATCATGGTGGATATCGATTCTTCCCGGCTTAAATCGGAAGGGCTCTCTCCCGTCGATGTCGTCAATGCTGTGAACGCGCAGAATGTCATCGTGCCATCGGGAACCGTCAAGATTGGAACGACGGAATACAACATCGGATTGAATGGCACCCCGGTCACGGTCGACCAACTGAATGGTCTGCCAATCAAAACTGTAAACGGCGGATCCATCTTCATCCGCGATGTAGCAAATGTTCGCGACGGTTTCGCGGTTCAGCAGAATATTGTGCGTCAGGATGGGCAGCGAGGCGCGCTGTTGACGATCGAGAAGGCGGGTAGCGCTTCCACACTGGCTATCGTCGCCGGAATTCGCGCGGCTCTTCCTCGCATCGCAGCGACCCTTCCCAAAGAGCTTGTGATGCATCCACTCGCAGATCAATCGATCTTTGTAAAGGCGTCTTTGAACGGCGTGGTTCGAGAGGGACTCATCGCGGCGTGTCTGACGTCCATCATGATTCTGGTCTTTATCGGAAGCTGGCGAAGCACCTTGATCATATGTGTGTCGATCCCGCTCTCGGTTCTTACATCGCTGCTCATCCTCAGCGCATTGGGAGAGAGCATCAACATCATGACCCTGGGCGGCCTGGCCCTTGCGGTAGGCGTTCTGGTTGACGATGCGACCGTTGAGATCGAGAATATGCAGCGCAATGTAGCCATGGGAAAGGACTTGCGTCAGGCAAGTCTCGACGGAGCCCAGGAGATCGCAGTTCCTGCATTTGTCTCGACGATCTGCATCAGCATTGTCTTTGTGCCGATGTTCTTCTTGTCCGGAGTGGCTCGCTACCTTTTTGTTCCTCTCGCTGAAGCAGTCGTATTTGCACTGCTCGCGTCCTATTTCTTTTCTCGGACGATTATTCCGACGCTGGTGATGTTTCTGCTTCCGAAAGAAATTGAGCGGCACCGCCAAGCAGCAGCGGGACGTCCCCTCAGCCGTTTCGCTCGGCTCCACCAGCGCTTTGAACATGGCTTTGAAGCGCTTCGCGACAGATATCTCCAACTTCTGGATCAATGTCTGGAGCATAGAAAACTCTTTGTAGGTTGCTTCCTCGCGTTCTGCTTGTTGAGTCTAATGTTGATCCCGCTGCTCGGGAGAGACTTCTTTCCCTATGTGGATGCAGGCCAAATCCGCTTGCATGTACGAGCGAAGACAGGTACCCGTATCGAGGAGACAGCTCGTCTCGTCGATCAGGTCGATCGCTACATCAGAACGCAGATTCCCCCTGATGAAACGGACGGCATACTCGACAACATCGGGCTGCCCACCAGTGGTATCAACCTCTCCTACAGCAACAGCGGCACAGTCGGAAATGCTGATGCCGAGGTGCTTGTCTCACTCAGCGCAAAACATCATCCCACTGCGGGGTATGTCGCACGGCTGCGAGAGAATTTGCCGAAGCAGTTTCCAGGGACTTCCTTCTTCTTTGAGCCCGCAGACATTGTAAGCCAGACACTCAACTTCGGTGTCCCGGCCCCGTTGGATATTCAAATTGTCGGCAACGACTTCGAAAGCAACTTCGCCGTCGCCTCCCAAATTACTGAGAAGATACGGGCCGTACCGGGAGCCGTCGATGTCCATATCCAGCAACTGGTAGATCAACCGCGGCTGCAATACGACATCGACAGGACACGCATTCAACAGGTTGGGTTGACGGAACGGGATGTTGCGGACAACGTCCTGGTCTCGCTCAGTTCGAGCTTTCAGACAACTCCGAACTTTTGGCTGAACCCAAAGAACGGAGTCTCCTACAACATAGCGGTACAAACGCCGCAGTACAAGCTCGATTCGATTGATGCGGTTGGCAATATACCGGTGAATTCTCCTAGTGTTCCTGCCCCGCAACTGTTCGAAAACCTTTCGACGATGAACAGAATGTCTGAGCCGGCCGTGGTTAGCCACTACGACGTTCAACGGGTGGTCGACATCTATGGCAGCGTACAGGGTCGCGATCTTGGCGGTGTTGCGAATGACGTCCAGCGGATCGTTGCGGATGCATCGAAGAAACTGCCGAGAGGAAGCCGGATCGTGACTCGCGGGCAGGTTGCCACCATGAAGTCATCCTTTACCGGCCTCTTCTACGGACTCGCGTTCGCCATAGCTCTCGTCTATCTCCTTCTTGTCGTCAACTTCCAATCCTGGACAGAGGCTTTCATCATCATCACCGCGCTGCCAGCGGCGCTGGCGGGCATCTGCTGGTTTCTCTTTCTTACGCACACAACGTTGAGCGTGCCCGCACTGATGGGAACCATCATGAGCATTGGCGTCGCCACTTCGAATAGCGTTCTTGTCATCACCTTTGCGAACGAACATTTCACGGAGAACAAGGACGCATTCAAGGCAGCTCTGGAAGCAGGAGCAACGCGTCTGCGTCCCGTCATCATGACTGCGATGGCGATGATCATTGGCATGATCCCAATGGCGCTTGGGCTCGGTGACGGTGGAGAGCAAAACGCTCCTCTCGGTCGCGCCGTAATCGGGGGCTTGCTATTTGCGACCATTTCTACTCTCTTTTTTGTTCCTATTGTCTTCGCCATGATTCGGCAGAATTCGAAATCTCCCAAAACAGATCCGGAGGCAGTCAATGTCTAA
- a CDS encoding efflux RND transporter periplasmic adaptor subunit — MSNEALVTHHNTPTLPPSPSHSRSGVRLFLLAPVVLCLVGAVTLFLRAQESKKLAVTTHTLQAEPVSVIHPQSGAPNSDLALPGTIEAYSDSPIYARTSGYVAHWYADIGTHVRQDQLLAVIESPEVDQELSQARASLSQVQANLTLASITAKRYQGLIGTNAVSQQDVDQNNQNLEAQKANLQAANANVSRLQQMQGFERVVAPFNGIITQRRTDIGDLVNAGNGGATFELFRISKIDTVRIFVPVPESYSEQISNGLKATLELTALPGKQFQGSVVRSSHSIDSASHTLLTEIDVPNPSGQLMPGAYAEVHLRASTPIPSLIIPSGAVLYQAAGPQVAIVTNKNEIALKKVALGRDFGNTVEITSGISESDAVVASPPDYLVDGMRVEVQTQNSGAQN, encoded by the coding sequence ATGTCTAATGAAGCCCTCGTAACACACCACAACACGCCGACCCTTCCTCCTTCACCTTCACACAGCAGAAGTGGAGTGCGACTCTTTCTTCTGGCCCCAGTTGTGCTTTGCCTGGTCGGCGCAGTTACGCTGTTTCTCCGCGCGCAGGAAAGCAAAAAGCTTGCGGTGACGACTCATACATTGCAGGCAGAGCCTGTCTCCGTGATTCACCCACAGAGTGGAGCGCCCAACAGCGATCTGGCATTGCCGGGCACGATAGAGGCTTATTCAGACTCGCCTATCTATGCGCGGACCAGCGGCTACGTCGCTCACTGGTATGCGGACATTGGAACGCATGTTCGTCAAGACCAGTTGCTCGCCGTCATCGAATCGCCCGAGGTTGATCAGGAGCTAAGTCAGGCGCGCGCCAGCCTCAGCCAGGTTCAGGCCAATCTCACTCTGGCCAGCATCACGGCAAAAAGGTATCAAGGGCTTATTGGTACCAATGCCGTCTCCCAGCAGGATGTCGATCAGAACAACCAAAACCTGGAGGCACAGAAAGCGAACCTGCAAGCCGCGAATGCAAACGTAAGTCGGCTTCAACAGATGCAGGGATTCGAGCGCGTCGTTGCTCCATTTAATGGAATCATCACGCAGCGCAGGACCGACATCGGAGACCTCGTGAATGCCGGGAACGGAGGAGCCACATTTGAACTCTTCCGAATCTCGAAGATCGATACAGTCAGGATATTTGTTCCTGTACCTGAATCCTATAGCGAACAGATTTCGAATGGCCTCAAGGCAACGCTCGAACTGACGGCGCTTCCCGGAAAGCAGTTTCAAGGCAGCGTCGTTCGTAGCAGCCATTCGATTGATTCCGCATCTCACACGCTGCTTACTGAAATTGACGTGCCGAACCCATCCGGACAATTGATGCCGGGAGCCTACGCTGAAGTGCATCTCCGAGCTTCCACGCCGATACCTTCATTGATCATTCCGTCTGGAGCTGTCCTTTACCAGGCCGCTGGTCCCCAGGTCGCCATAGTAACGAACAAGAATGAGATCGCTCTCAAGAAGGTCGCGCTCGGACGCGACTTCGGCAACACCGTCGAGATTACGAGCGGAATTTCCGAGAGTGATGCAGTCGTCGCAAGTCCACCGGACTACCTGGTCGATGGAATGCGCGTCGAGGTACAGACCCAGAACTCCGGAGCACAGAATTGA
- a CDS encoding efflux transporter outer membrane subunit, translating into MNTNHRNFAVFLLCALLTGCMVGPNYKKPVVPVPPAFTGASVTSANSNRQNPIAYADWWKVFNDRRLNDLEAQADAANRDIKIAVAHLDQAAAVTKATRSQLFPTVGAGLFASRTREAQNRPNNGNTAGHAATYNDIQLPLFASYEIDAWGRVRRSIESSRATQEATEADLRFVTLSVEANVAVTYYQMRETDQELAILDSTIDTLKQSVTLTTNLFQHGLGSELEVKQAQTLLDQTISQEQALEIQRAQLEHGLAVLLGRTVEGFSVPRSPNDAVPPQIPIGLPGDLLERRPDIVEADRNVAAATAQIGVAKAAYFPQLSLSALAGYESTNATSLVNWQNTIASLGASAAAPIFTGGRLKAGVEQAQATYRQSLAQYEKAVLVSYQETEDQLSALHFLEEQSQSQGRAVVEAKAAEDIALSRYKGGLVSYLDVVFAEQTVLANERTAAQIAGERMVASVVLIKTLGGGWNGTPTP; encoded by the coding sequence ATGAATACCAATCATCGCAATTTCGCTGTTTTCCTTCTTTGCGCTCTTCTTACCGGATGCATGGTAGGACCCAACTATAAGAAGCCCGTCGTTCCAGTTCCTCCGGCATTTACAGGTGCATCCGTCACCAGCGCGAATAGCAATCGCCAGAATCCAATCGCATACGCAGACTGGTGGAAGGTCTTCAACGACCGGCGTCTGAATGATCTGGAAGCACAAGCAGACGCCGCGAACCGCGACATCAAGATCGCCGTGGCGCACCTCGATCAAGCTGCAGCTGTAACTAAAGCGACTCGCTCCCAACTGTTTCCAACTGTCGGCGCAGGTCTCTTTGCTTCTAGAACACGGGAAGCTCAGAATCGACCCAACAATGGAAATACGGCCGGTCACGCCGCAACTTACAACGATATTCAACTGCCCCTCTTCGCAAGCTACGAGATCGACGCATGGGGGCGTGTACGCCGATCGATCGAATCCTCCCGTGCGACGCAAGAGGCCACCGAGGCCGATCTGCGATTTGTGACTCTCTCGGTCGAGGCGAATGTCGCCGTGACTTATTACCAAATGCGCGAGACCGATCAGGAACTCGCTATTCTTGACAGCACGATTGACACGCTGAAACAGAGTGTCACGCTGACGACGAACCTGTTTCAACATGGCCTGGGCAGCGAGCTCGAGGTAAAACAGGCGCAAACACTCCTCGACCAGACGATCTCGCAGGAGCAAGCTCTTGAGATCCAGCGCGCACAGCTCGAACATGGGCTGGCCGTATTGCTAGGGCGCACTGTGGAGGGTTTTTCTGTACCTAGATCTCCGAACGACGCTGTCCCACCACAGATTCCGATTGGACTGCCCGGGGATTTGTTGGAACGCCGCCCCGATATTGTGGAAGCTGATCGAAACGTTGCCGCCGCAACCGCTCAGATCGGAGTGGCCAAGGCCGCATACTTCCCCCAACTCTCTCTTTCTGCCCTGGCGGGCTACGAAAGTACCAATGCAACCAGCCTGGTGAACTGGCAGAACACAATCGCCTCCCTAGGCGCCTCCGCCGCTGCACCGATCTTTACAGGAGGCCGCCTAAAGGCCGGTGTGGAGCAGGCACAGGCGACATACAGGCAATCCCTGGCTCAATATGAGAAGGCAGTTCTCGTCTCGTATCAGGAGACCGAAGATCAACTCTCTGCTCTGCATTTTTTGGAAGAACAATCTCAATCGCAGGGCAGAGCCGTTGTGGAGGCAAAGGCGGCTGAAGATATCGCACTGTCACGTTATAAAGGCGGACTCGTCAGTTATCTCGATGTGGTGTTTGCGGAGCAGACAGTGCTTGCGAACGAACGCACAGCGGCACAGATTGCCGGTGAGCGAATGGTTGCATCCGTTGTTCTGATCAAGACCCTTGGCGGAGGCTGGAATGGAACACCTACCCCTTAG
- a CDS encoding VIT1/CCC1 transporter family protein: protein MVNSDNKKLLAALEANWQAEMEGHYTYTAFAKGEVDPQRRNALRGLAAAEKHHADLWARRIQELGAPPPQYVGDLSGQADSLANRVGGTDLALRRLEIDEGRDIAKYGKQLKALRDQSSIAILEEVIADEREHYQTLGNLIRSRRPLPEMPPEQAQEALDDLLATRENSQTQAAGWVGDAIYGINDGLGSIFGIVSGVSGATLGNSHFVLIAGLAGMVASALSMGSGAYLAAKSEREIFEAEFAREREAVEDNEAEAREVLSLSYQIRGLPEEDAERFVDHLAKDREQLIKALARERLTTTEEGLSKPMVSAVSGALSTAIGALIPIIPFFFMTGIPAVIVAAIVSLIAHFAVGAAKSLITIRAWWSSGFEMTWIGALEGVVTYIIGMGLGRIGGSR from the coding sequence ATGGTCAATTCGGACAACAAAAAGCTTCTAGCGGCGTTGGAGGCCAACTGGCAAGCCGAGATGGAGGGGCACTATACCTACACTGCCTTTGCAAAAGGCGAAGTCGATCCGCAACGCAGGAACGCTTTGCGGGGTCTAGCCGCTGCGGAGAAACATCATGCCGATCTGTGGGCTCGACGTATTCAGGAGCTAGGCGCACCACCACCTCAATACGTCGGCGACCTGTCAGGACAGGCCGACTCGTTGGCAAATCGAGTGGGCGGGACTGATCTGGCACTCCGCCGACTCGAGATCGACGAAGGCCGCGACATCGCCAAGTATGGAAAGCAGTTGAAAGCCCTTCGCGACCAATCCAGCATTGCAATCCTGGAAGAGGTGATTGCGGACGAACGGGAACACTATCAGACGCTAGGCAATCTCATCCGTTCGCGTCGCCCTCTGCCTGAAATGCCTCCCGAGCAGGCGCAGGAGGCGCTCGATGATCTGCTGGCCACCCGTGAAAACAGTCAAACACAAGCGGCTGGCTGGGTTGGAGACGCAATCTACGGCATCAACGATGGACTTGGGTCGATCTTCGGCATTGTCTCTGGCGTCTCGGGAGCGACACTGGGCAATAGCCACTTCGTTCTCATTGCAGGCCTGGCCGGTATGGTCGCCAGTGCGTTATCGATGGGGTCAGGAGCGTATCTGGCCGCAAAAAGCGAGCGAGAGATATTTGAGGCGGAGTTTGCAAGGGAGCGGGAGGCCGTCGAGGACAACGAAGCTGAAGCTCGTGAGGTGCTCTCCCTCAGCTACCAAATCCGAGGCTTGCCGGAGGAAGACGCGGAACGATTCGTCGATCACCTCGCAAAGGACAGGGAACAACTCATCAAGGCACTCGCGCGGGAACGCCTCACCACGACTGAGGAAGGATTGAGTAAACCGATGGTCTCCGCCGTCTCGGGTGCCTTATCCACAGCCATTGGGGCCTTGATCCCGATCATTCCCTTCTTCTTTATGACGGGTATACCAGCAGTGATTGTCGCCGCGATCGTCTCGCTCATCGCGCATTTCGCAGTAGGAGCTGCAAAGTCCCTGATAACAATTCGCGCATGGTGGAGCAGTGGATTCGAAATGACTTGGATTGGTGCGCTCGAAGGAGTGGTCACGTACATCATCGGCATGGGTCTGGGGCGAATTGGAGGAAGCCGATAG